The following is a genomic window from Fusobacterium perfoetens.
TTGTGAAACTTTAAAAAGCGAAGGAATAGAAGTTGTACTTATCAACTCAAACCCAGCTACAATAATGACTGATAAAGCTGTTGCAGATAGAATATACATAGAACCAATCACAGCAGAATTTGTTGAAAAAGTAATAGCAAAAGAAAGACCAGACTCCTTACTTGCTGGAATGGGAGGACAAACTGCTTTAAACCTTGCTGTTGAATTAACAGAAAAAGGAATATTAGAAAAATATGGAGTTAGAGTAATCGGAACTTCTGTTGAATCTATCAAAAAAGGTGAAGATAGAGAAATATTCAGAGAAACAATGGAAAAAATCGGAGAACCTTGTATCGAAAGTGAAATCGTAGAAAGCTTAGACCACGGTTTACAAGTTGCAAGAGAAATCGGATACCCAGTTGTAGTAAGACCAGCTTATACAATGGGAGGAACTGGTGGAGGAATTGCTTATACTCCAAAAGAATTAGAAGAAATCTTATTAAAAGGATTAAAAGTTTCAAGAGTTGGACAAGTATTAATTGAAAAATCAATCCTTGGTTGGAAAGAGATAGAATATGAAGTAATGAGAGATAGAAACGGAAACTGTATTACAATCTGTAATATGGAAAACGTTGACCCAGTAGGTATTCACACTGGAGACTCAATAGTTGTTGCTCCTACACAAACTTTATCTCACAAAGAAGCTGTAATGCTTAAAAAATCAGCTCTTAAAATATTAGACGAAGTTGGAGTAGTCGGAGGTTGTAACGTACAATTTGCTCTTCACCCAAAATCAATGAAATATGCAATAATAGAAATTAACCCAAGAGTATCTCGTTCATCAGCTCTAGCATCAAAAGCTACTGGATACCCAATCGCAAGAGTTTCTACAAAACTTGCTTTAGGATACACTCTTGATGAAATTATAAATGAAGTTACTGGAGAATCTTACGCTTGTACAGAACCAACAATTGACTATATAGTTGCAAAAATTCCTAAATGGCCATTTGACAAATTTAGAAATGCAAATAAAGTATTAGGAACAAAAATGATGGCTACTGGAGAAGTTATGTCAATAGGAGATAACTTTGAAGCAGCATTCTTAAAAGGATTAAAATCTCTTGAAATCGGAAGATTTAACCTTGAACACCCAGCAGTTAAAAAACTTACAATGGCAGAACTTAAAAAAGCAGTTGTAAGACCTGACGACGAAAGAATCTTCGTTGTTGCTGAAATGTTAAGAAGAGGATATATAAAAGAAAAATTACAAAAAATTACTGGTATAGATAAATTCTTTATGGAAAAAATCGAATGGCTAGTAAGACAAGAAGAAATCTTAAAGAAAACTAAATTTAAAGATTTAGATCCAGAATACTTAAGAAAATTAAAGAAAAAAGGATTCTCTGATAAAGGTATAGCAGAACTTATGGGAGTTACTGAAGATGACATCAGAGGAAAAAGATTAGAACACCACATTGTACCAGCTTATAAGAGAGTTGATACTTGTGCTGCTGAATTTAAAGCACAAACTTCTTACTTATATTCAACATATGATGAACACGACGAAGTAGAAGTAGAAAACAAAAGAAAAATAATCGTAATAGGTTCAGGGCCAATAAGAATTGGACAAGGAATTGAGTTTGACTACTGTACAGTTCACTCAATCAAAACTTTAAAGAAAATGGGAATTGAAAGTATAATCATCAACAACAACCCAGAAACAGTTTCAACTGACTACAACACTGCTGACAGATTATATTTTGAACCATTAATTCTTGAAGATGTATTAAATATAATAGAAAAAGAAAAACCAGAAGGAGTAGTTCTACAATTTGGAGGACAAACAGCAATAAAACTTGCTAATGCACTTTCTGATAGAGGAATAAAAATCCTTGGAACATCAGCTGAAAAAATCGACGAAGCTGAAGACAGAGAAAAATTTGAAGCTATGATGGAAGAGTTAGATATAAAAAGACCAAAAGGAAGAGCAGTTTGGGATATCCAACATGGAATAGAAATAGCTAATGAAATTAAATATCCAGTTCTTGTAAGACCTTCTTACGTTCTTGGAGGACAAGGAATGGAAATCTGTCACGATGAATACAACCTTGTAAAATATCTTGAATCATCATTTGACAGAGACCCTGAAAACCCAGTATTAATCGACAAATACTTAAACGGAATCGAATTAGAAGTAGACGCAATCTGTGACGGAGAAGACGTATTAATCCCTGGAATAATGGAACACTTAGAAAGAGCAGGAGTTCACTCTGGAGACTCTATAACAATCTATCCTCAACAAAACTTATATGAAGGAACAGAAGAAAAAGTATTAGAAATCACTAAGAAAATTTCAAGAGCTTTAGAAACAAAAGGTATGATGAACATTCAATTTATCGCTTACGAAAATGAGCTATATGTAATTGAGGTTAACCCAAGATCATCAAGAACAGTTCCATATATTTCTAAAATATCTGGACTTCCTGTAATAGAAATTGCTACAAGAATCATCTTAGGTGAAACATTAAAAGAAATAGGATATGGAACAGGAATCTACAAAAAACCAAACTTAGTAGCTGTAAAAGTACCAGTATTCTCAACTGAAAAATTATCAGAAGTTGAAGTATCATTAGGACCTGAAATGAGATCAACAGGAGAAGTTTTAGGAGTTGGACATACAGTAGAAGAAGCAATCTACAAAGGATTACTTGGAGGAAAAAGAGTTAACAAAGTTTCTGGTAAGAAAATACTTCTTACTATAAGAGATAAAGATAAAGAAGAATTTTTACCAATAGTTAAAGAATTAATCGAACTTAACTGTGAAATCTTCGCAACAGCAGGAACAAATAAATTCTTAGCTGAACACGGAATTAAATCAGAAGTAGTAAGAAGAATAGGAGAAGAAGAACCAAATATCTTAACAATTCTTATGAACAAAAAAGTTGACTTATTAATCAACACTCCAACAAAAGCAAATGACGCTCAAAGAGATGGATTTAGAATGAGAAGAACTGCCACTGAATATGGTGTAGAAGTTCTAACATCAATAGATACATTAAAAGCTGTTATTAAAATGGAAAAAGAACATTTAGAAGAAGATAAATTAGAAGTATTCGATATTTCTAGAATCTAGTAGATTTTTAAAAGAGGTTGCAGTACAGAATGCGACCTCTTTTTTTCTATAAAGTAAAATCCAATCGAACAAAAAAACTATGTACAAAATTTTATAAAGTCTTGATTTTCAAGACTTTAATTTTTTTTTAACGAACAAAAAATAAAAAATATTGTTATCTATTATTTTATATATAATAATGATATACTTAATGAGTAAAATAAAATTAAGGGGTTGAGAGACAATGGAAATTTTAGCACAGATTAGAGGAATAGTAGATCAAGTAAATAATCTGCTATGGGGAAAAAATATTTTAGTAGTATTACTTATAGGAGCAGCGATTCTTGCAACATTTGGAACAAGATTTATGCAATTTAGATTATTAGGACCAATACTTTCAGTATTTACTAATGAAGAAAAAAAAGAAAATGGTATCAGTTCTCTTGAAACATTTTTCTTAGGGACTGCTTGTAGAGTTGGAGCTGGAAATATAGCTGGAGTTGTAGCAGCTATAACTGTTGGAGGGCCGGGATCACTTTTCTGGATGTGGCTTGTAGCACTTTTTGGAGCATCAACATCTTTTATAGAATCTACACTTGCTGTTATCTATAGAGAAAAAGATAGAGACGGAAAATATATAGGTGGAACACCTTGGATAATTAGAAAAAAATTAAAAATGGGTTGGCTTGGAAGTATCTATGCAGTGGCATCAATTCTTTGTTATGTTGGAGTTACTCAAGTTATGTCAAACTCAGTTACTGAATCAGTTTCAAGTGCATATAATATAAAACAAAGTTGGATAGCAATAGTTTTAACAATTATTGTTGGATTAATAATTTTTGGAAAAGGAAAAAGAGATAGAATAATAGATGCTCTTAATAAAATAGTTCCTGTAATGGCTGGATTGTATTTAGGAGTTGTATTATATATAATTCTTACAAATATATCTTCAATTCCTGCTATGATAGGAAGTATCTTCTCACAAGCTTTTGGAACAAAAGAGATTGCTGGTGGAGCAATGGGAGTTATAATTATGCAAGGAGTTAGAAGAGGATTATTCTCTAATGAAGCAGGAAGTGGAAACTCTAACTATGCAGCAGCAGTTGTTGATATTGACCAACCTGCAAAACAAGGAATGGTTCAAGCTCTTGGAGTTTTCGTTGATACACTTTTAGTTTGTAGTGCAACAGCTTTTGTAGTTCTTTTAGCAGGTGCTAAAAAAGTTGCTGGTGTAGAGGGAATGATGTTAAATGGGAAAGAGTTAAGCGGAATGGCATTGTTCCAAGAAGCTATTAAAACTCACATTGGATTTGTAGGACTACCATTTACAGTGATTGTAATATTCTTCTTCTCATTAAGTACAATACTTGCAGTAGCTTATTATGGAAAAAATGCTATAAACTACATAAGTGAAAAAACTTCATTAAATATAGCTTATCAAATAGCAATTATCTATATGGTATATATCGGTGGAATAAAACAAAATATCTTCGTTTGGTCATTAGCAGACTTCGGTCTTGGAATAATGACAGTTATAAATATAATTTGCCTTTCTCCATTAGCTAAAGAGGCTCTTGTAGAACTTAGAAAATATGAAATTTTCTTAAAAGAGAAAAGTAGAGAATTAAAAGAACAAAGGAAAAAAATAAGAGAACAAGTAAAAGAATAAATAAAAATAATTTTGGAGATGTTGCAAGTTAGAAATTGAATTTTTCTAAGTGTAATATCTCTTTTTATTATTAGAAGTATGATATAATATAGTTAGTTTAAAAAGTAAGAATTTACAATGGATGGATTAATTGAATAAAAAAATTCTAAATATTAATTTTATAAAAATGGAAAATAAGGTATAATATAAGAGAGGTTTAATTATTTTTTTTATAGAATCAAAGCAATTACATATTTAAAAGGGGATGAAATGCTTACAAGTAAATCTACAGAGTTACTAAAATTTTTATTAGATAAAAAAGATAAAATATTATTGAAAGAAATTGCTGAATATCTTAAACTTAGTGAAAGAAGTATAAGATATGAAATTGAAAAAATAAAAGAAGTAACAGAGAATGAAGAATTTGAAATCTCTCTTAATAAAGGAGAATGTTGGATAAAGAATTATGAATCTCTTGCAAAGTTTTTAACTAATAATAATGGATATGTTCTTTCTCCAAAGGAAAGAGAGCTGTATATTTTTTTAAAAATATGTTTTGAAAGAAAAATAAATCAAACTATGATTTCTGATGAACTGGATATAAGTAAGAGTACAGTAAAAACTCATTTACGTGATATAAGAAAAATTTTAGAAATATATAATTTAGAATTAGAACTTCTTCCTAAAAAAGGTCTTATTCTAAAGGGAGAAGAGGAGCAGTTGCGTCAATGTGTTTTAAAAGCAGTTTATCTTTCAAAAAAACAAAAAAGTAAATTTCTTGATGATATTATTTATGGTTACTTAAAAAATATTGATAAAGAAGGAATAAAATTATTTATTAATTATTGTCAAAAATTAATGAATAAAATAATCTCTGATGAAGC
Proteins encoded in this region:
- the carB gene encoding carbamoyl-phosphate synthase large subunit, giving the protein MLDKSIKKVLVIGSGPIIIGQAAEFDYSGTQACETLKSEGIEVVLINSNPATIMTDKAVADRIYIEPITAEFVEKVIAKERPDSLLAGMGGQTALNLAVELTEKGILEKYGVRVIGTSVESIKKGEDREIFRETMEKIGEPCIESEIVESLDHGLQVAREIGYPVVVRPAYTMGGTGGGIAYTPKELEEILLKGLKVSRVGQVLIEKSILGWKEIEYEVMRDRNGNCITICNMENVDPVGIHTGDSIVVAPTQTLSHKEAVMLKKSALKILDEVGVVGGCNVQFALHPKSMKYAIIEINPRVSRSSALASKATGYPIARVSTKLALGYTLDEIINEVTGESYACTEPTIDYIVAKIPKWPFDKFRNANKVLGTKMMATGEVMSIGDNFEAAFLKGLKSLEIGRFNLEHPAVKKLTMAELKKAVVRPDDERIFVVAEMLRRGYIKEKLQKITGIDKFFMEKIEWLVRQEEILKKTKFKDLDPEYLRKLKKKGFSDKGIAELMGVTEDDIRGKRLEHHIVPAYKRVDTCAAEFKAQTSYLYSTYDEHDEVEVENKRKIIVIGSGPIRIGQGIEFDYCTVHSIKTLKKMGIESIIINNNPETVSTDYNTADRLYFEPLILEDVLNIIEKEKPEGVVLQFGGQTAIKLANALSDRGIKILGTSAEKIDEAEDREKFEAMMEELDIKRPKGRAVWDIQHGIEIANEIKYPVLVRPSYVLGGQGMEICHDEYNLVKYLESSFDRDPENPVLIDKYLNGIELEVDAICDGEDVLIPGIMEHLERAGVHSGDSITIYPQQNLYEGTEEKVLEITKKISRALETKGMMNIQFIAYENELYVIEVNPRSSRTVPYISKISGLPVIEIATRIILGETLKEIGYGTGIYKKPNLVAVKVPVFSTEKLSEVEVSLGPEMRSTGEVLGVGHTVEEAIYKGLLGGKRVNKVSGKKILLTIRDKDKEEFLPIVKELIELNCEIFATAGTNKFLAEHGIKSEVVRRIGEEEPNILTILMNKKVDLLINTPTKANDAQRDGFRMRRTATEYGVEVLTSIDTLKAVIKMEKEHLEEDKLEVFDISRI
- a CDS encoding alanine/glycine:cation symporter family protein encodes the protein MEILAQIRGIVDQVNNLLWGKNILVVLLIGAAILATFGTRFMQFRLLGPILSVFTNEEKKENGISSLETFFLGTACRVGAGNIAGVVAAITVGGPGSLFWMWLVALFGASTSFIESTLAVIYREKDRDGKYIGGTPWIIRKKLKMGWLGSIYAVASILCYVGVTQVMSNSVTESVSSAYNIKQSWIAIVLTIIVGLIIFGKGKRDRIIDALNKIVPVMAGLYLGVVLYIILTNISSIPAMIGSIFSQAFGTKEIAGGAMGVIIMQGVRRGLFSNEAGSGNSNYAAAVVDIDQPAKQGMVQALGVFVDTLLVCSATAFVVLLAGAKKVAGVEGMMLNGKELSGMALFQEAIKTHIGFVGLPFTVIVIFFFSLSTILAVAYYGKNAINYISEKTSLNIAYQIAIIYMVYIGGIKQNIFVWSLADFGLGIMTVINIICLSPLAKEALVELRKYEIFLKEKSRELKEQRKKIREQVKE